From a region of the Acanthochromis polyacanthus isolate Apoly-LR-REF ecotype Palm Island chromosome 3, KAUST_Apoly_ChrSc, whole genome shotgun sequence genome:
- the msmo1 gene encoding methylsterol monooxygenase 1 has translation MAANGTADILSSAYLAVEYVDAALPENPFQPSLKHAWGYMLDNYTKFQIATWGSLIVHEFIYFLFCLPGFVFQFLPFMQKYKIQQDKPETWEKQWRCFKMLLFNHFCIQLPLICGTYYFTEFFNIPYDWDSMPRWPYLLAQCFGCAVVEDTWHYFLHRLLHHRRIYKYIHKVHHEFTAPFGMQAEYAHPAETIILGAGFFIGIMIFCNHVFFLWAWVAFRLMETVDVHSGYDIPLNPLHLIPFYAGARFHDFHHMNFVGNYASTFTWWDKLLNTDNQYNKYMQKQGDKKEQ, from the exons ATGGCAGCGAACGGCACGGCAGACATCTTGAGCTCCGCCTATCTGGCGGTGGAGTACGTAGACGCGGCTCTGCCTGAAAACCCCTTCCAGCCGTCTCTTAAGCACGCCTGGGGCTACATGCTGGACAACTACACCAAGTTCCAGATCGCCACCTGGGGGTCGCTCATCGTCCACGAGTTCATCTACTTCCTCTTCTGCCTGCCCGGTTTCGTCTTCCAGTTCCTGCCCTTCATGCAGAAATACAAGATCCagcag gacaAGCCAGAGACGTGGGAGAAACAGTGGAGATGTTTCAAGATGCTGCTCTTCAACCATTTTTGCATCCAGCTGCCTTTGATCTGTGGGACTTACTACTTCACCGAATTCTTCAACATCCCCTATGACTGGGACTCTATGCCACGCTG GCCCTACCTCTTGGCTCAGTGCTTCGGCTGCGCTGTCGTCGAAGACACTTGGCACTACTTCCTGCACCGCCTGCTGCATCACAGACGAATCTACAAATACATCCACAAAGTCCACCACGAGTTCACC GCTCCATTCGGGATGCAGGCGGAATACGCTCATCCCGCTGAGACCATCATCCTAGGTGCCGGCTTCTTCATCGGCATCATGATCTTCTGTAACCACGTCTTCTTCCTCTGGGCCTGGGTGGCCTTCCGCCTGATGGAGACCGTCGATGTCCACag CGGCTACGACATCCCTCTGAACCCGCTCCACCTCATCCCGTTCTACGCCGGCGCCCGTTTCCACGACTTCCACCACATGAACTTCGTGGGGAACTACGCCTCCACCTTCACCTGGTGGGACAAGCTGCTGAACACAGACAACCAGTACAACAAGTACATGCAGAAACAAGGAGACAAGAAGGAGCAGTAA